The Triticum urartu cultivar G1812 chromosome 6, Tu2.1, whole genome shotgun sequence genome includes the window tatgctattgtgtgatgtggcgattgtaagccaactatgtacctcttttcttattcagtacatgggatgtgtaaagattacccctcttgcgacattgcctacaatgcggttatgcctctaagtcgtgctccaacacgtgggaaatatagccgcatcgtgggtgttacatcaTTTGAACTTGCTTAACAAGAATATTATTCAGCTAAAATAACAAGAATGTTATTGCACAATAAATGCATCTAAATTAACACACAATCAAAATAAACATTTTCTTTTACCAACAAGGGACATCATAAGTCATTTAAATAGGTGCATGGATCATTTTAAACTACGACGAGACTTTGAACGAGAAAAGTGAAGGAAAGAGAGCCACGTATATATTACATTCAATCTTATACTTTATCTCATGCGTCACGTATATACAACCCATCCATGTCTTACATCAACATATCTCATCACCCCCTCCACATATAAATATATAGACCATTGCAAGTGCATAAGGAGACATAAATTTCACAAATTGCAAGTGCATAAAAAGATATACTCACCGTAGTGTTAAAATGCATCTTATATTTTGATATGAAGGGAGCATATCATATAGGATCCACAGAAACTAGCATGTTTATGAGAATACATATGGAAGCCACATAGTACAACACAAATTGTACATGCAGATACAAATGCTAGCAAATTGACCGCGCTCCCATGCATGCAGTCGTGGAGACAGGGCCTCCCCCCCccaagagcatctctagcagaccccttATATCACGTCGACCGGCAAAATAACCGCTAGTTTACCATTTGCGCAAAAAAATGGCCCGAACAGACACTATAAACGCGTTCGACCCTTAATTTTTTTGAGGGGTGCGGTAAATTTCCCCCTTCGACCCATGAATCAACCGTCGTCGAGTCGTCGTCCACCCCGGATCAACCGCCACTGAGTCGCCGTCCACCCCGGATTCGCCGAGTCGAGCCACCCCCGGGTCGTCGCCGCCCTGGATCGACTGCTGTCGGTGAGTCCTTTTCTGCCCCTTCTAGTTCGACTTAGCGAACTATTTGTAGATGAATTTCCGTTCATGCTAGCTCGGGTGCGATTCGTAAATGGATTTGAGCCCTTGCGATAAAATTTTGCTCGAGGATTCGTCCTCGTCCAACGACTCGGACGTAGAGTCGCTGCTCGAGAGCCATCGGTTAGCAGATGGTGGTGGTGGTCCTCGTCGTGACTATTGTATTATAGCATTCACATTTTACCTTATATTGAATTCATAATTCTGTGTAATATGCAACATATGTGTGAAATTCAAAAAAAACACGTGTTTTTCGGATTGGCGCGGGCTGCGGTTATGCGGGGTCTGTTCAGCCGTAGCCCGCGTCAGCCTGCAAAACATGTTTTTCGCGAACCGTAAACACTCTATAAGGGTCCGCGATATaaggggtctgctagagatgctctaacaACTTAGGCCTAATATACATGTGAATAGGTAACTATTTGCTGCTAAAACTTACTTgcctaagagcatctctagcagaccccacATCCGGCCCCGACTCACAAAATAACCGCCAAAATGCAGGTCGGAACGGTAAAACCTGCCCGATCAGACACTCATTTGCGGTCGACCCGAATTTTTTTTGTGGGGCGCGGCAAAAGATCTCCCCCAACTTCTAGATTCACGAGCTGGGAGGACAACCCAAGCTCAGCCCCTATCCGCAGCGAGATTTGGCGGGAGGGACATTTCCGCGCGGCCGTTCTCGCTCCCCCACCCTCCGCCAGCAGTGCCCCGCCACCGCACGCTCCGGTGCATCTTCCCCGGCCGTCCTTCGCCGCCATGGATGACTTCCTGATGTCCCGCGCCACTGTCAAGGTCGTGCACGCTCAATCCCCTTGGGCGGATCTCCCCGTCGGCCATGTTGGACCCGCCATCACCCAAGGTACCGCCCGCCTGCCCGCAAGCGGCTGGGCAACGTGGTCGTGCAGGGCGAGAATCCGGCTGCCCCGGCCGCGAAGGCCTGCGCTCCggacactgatacgtctccaacgtatctataatttttgattgctccatgctatattatctactgttttgggcaatattgggctttattatccacttttatattatttttgggactaacctactaaccggaggcccagcccaaatttgctattttatgcctatttcagtgtttcgaagaaaaggaatatcaaacggagtcgaaacggaacgaaatcaactggagaagttatttttggaaggaaagccatcagatagacttggactctatgtcagaagatacgggagctagccacgagggtgggggcacgcccaccccctagggcacgccccctgcctcgtgggccccccgaagctccactgacgtacccctttcacccatatatacctacgtatcgtaaaacttccagaacagagattagatcgggagttccgccgccgcaagcctctgtagccaccaaaagtcaatcaggaccatgttccggcaccctgcctgaggggggatccctcaccggtggccatcttcatcatcccggcgctctccatgacgaggagggagtagttcaccctcggggctgagggtatgtaccagtagctatgtgtttgatctctctctctcgtgttcttgatttggcacgatcttgatgtatcgcgagctttgctattatagttggatcctatgtttctcctccccctcttctctcttgtaatgaattgagtttcccctttggagttatcttatcggattgagtctttaaagatttgagaacacttgatgtatgtcttgccgtggatatctgtggtgacaatgggatgtcacgtgattcacttgatgtatgttttggtgatcaacttgcgggttccgcccatgaacctatgcataggggttggcacatgtttttgtcgtgattctccggtagaaactttagggcactctttgaggtcctttgtgttggttgaatagatgaatttgagattgtgtgacgcatatcgtataatcatacccacagatacttgaggtgacattggagtatctaggtgacattagggttttggttgatttgtgtcttaaggtgttattctagtacgaactctagggttgtttgtgacacttataggaatagcccattggattgattggaaagaataactttgaggtggtttcgtaccctaccataatctcttcgttcgttctccgctattagtgactttggagtgactctttgttgcatgttgagggatagttatgtgatccaattatgttagtattgttgagggaacttgcactagcgaaagtatgaaccctaggccttatttccacacattgcaataccgtttacgctcacttttatcacttgttaccttgctgtttttattattacagattacaaatacctttatctactatccatataccacttgtatcaccatctcttcgccgaactagtgcatctatacaatttaccattgtattgggtgtgttggggacacaagagactctttgttatttggttgcagggttgcttgagagagaccatcttcatcctacgcctcctacggattgataaaccttaggtcatccacttgagggaaattttctactgtcctacaaacctctgcacttggaggcccaacaacgtctacaagaagaaggttgtgtagtagacatcaggcacCAACGCCGATGCACGATCCCGGACAGCAACGGAGAAGGTCGCTAAGGCCACCGGCGTCAAGAGGAAGAGGATTCCGGCTACAAAGAAGCTGCCTCCTTCATCCAATCCCTCCGCCCCGGAAAGAGGTTTCGCGACGATGCCGCTCAATGGTGCTGCTCCCCCCGCAAGCGAGGTGTTTGAAGAAATGGCCGGAAGGTATGCGTGTTCGGTCATGGCAATTTTCTTTGCTTTTCGCCATTTTGCGATAGCTTGTGACTTGTTGTCATTCATTATAGCGGTGGTTCGAATAATGCAACTGTCGAGTTCGTGAACTTGTTGGACACCAACGCTATTGATATCGATCAAGCCCCGTTCGCCACATTCGACTACAATGAAACAAAGGGCGGCGTGGATGATCATCGTTGTGAGGAAGAATTGGAGGAGATCGATGAGGTAGCATATGAGCAATCGCAAACAAAAACTGGGAAAAGCCAGAGATCGAAGAACTACGCGATCTTGGAAGATCAAATTCTGATCAATGCATGGAGTGCGGTGTCTCTTGATGCATGCACGGGTACTTCTCAAACCGCCAAGAGGTATTAGCAAAGGATCTAAGATCAATACTTCCGCATGATGGCAAAGTACCGCAATAGGACTCCACGCACATTTCAGTCGCTTCAAGGGCGTTGGGAGGTGATCAAGCCTATGTGCAGCCGTTGGGCAGCTTGCTTGGAGCAAGTACGCAATGCACCTCCAAGTGGAACCATGGAATCCGGCTATGTGAGTTTGTTTTCCCTTTGTTCAAGTTGTGCATCATCATATTGCATCATATGAAATGATTGCATCATTTCACTTTGTTCAAATTGTGTAAAAAATTGCCCAACATAGATACAAAGACATGGAAGCTTCGGAAGGCAAATTCTTCAAACTAGAGCATTGTTGGGACTTGCTCAAAAAGTGTGAGAAGTGGAAGTTGATCGACAAAGAATGCCCACCGAAGATAGGTTCACTTACAAACATggatgaagatgaggatgatgatggccCATGAAATTTGAACAAGCCCGATGGTGACAAGAAGAGTAAGGAGAAGATGAAGAGAGAGCACAAAGCATCGAGTTTGAGGGAGAATATTGATGCCATGGTGCAATCAAATGAGTTGATGTTGTTGAATTCGTTGAAGATCAAGAAAGAGTTGGTCGAGAAGAAGGCAAAGGAGAAGCAAGAAAAATGGCAATTGCTCAAGGAAGAGGGGCTGCGCAAAGCGGCCATTGAGGAGAGAAAAGCACGTGCCACTGAAAACAAAGCCATGTCCAAGTTGCTCGCCGAAGAGAATAAGATCATGACAATGAACCGCAAAGACATGAAAGACCTCACCAAAGAATGGCATGATATGGCAAGGAGTGAAATCTTGAAGAGGAAAATGGTTGTGTCGGCCAGTGCGTGTTACAGTGCCGGAGATGTTTTCTCTGGTGCAGGAGTTGGAACAAGCGCCGGAGGTGGATTCGGTGGTGGCGATGAACTTCAAGATGGACTCGATGGCGCGGAGTGAAGATCGACCAAGATGATGCTGGACGTGGTCGTCACTTCTGCAAGACCCTCTTTTGCGTTTGTCCTACTAAACTGAACCTATTATTTGTGCGTAAACTGTGTTATgttgtttgaatttgaacttaTTTGTGGGAACCTATGTCAAATTCGAGAATTGGTGTTTTCGATTTACGGTTCGACGCGGCGGTGCCCAAGCAGACCCCGCAAAAAGCCGACCCGTAAAAAAGTATATTACACGAATATCCTTTTATACGGGTCCGTTTGGGGGGTCTGCATCTGCGGCCATCCGAGCCAGCCCGCAAAGGCCGTTTTTCGTGAACTGCAAATGCGTTTTACGGGCCGACcggatgcggggtctgctagagatgctctaagtaTAACTCAGGTATTGTAACAACGAATGATTTATGTTGCTATCTCAAACATTATGTGTATCATATGTGTCCTCATTTATTttcatgcatgacacatagtagtaTAGAATTTATTACAATATTCAATCCTCTCTTTTTTATTTAATTCTACATCACCTCATCAAAATTGTCTAGTTTAAATATAAGTCTTCGTAGAGGTTTCActctacatacggagcaaaatgagtgaataaacactctaaattgcatctatatacatctgtatatGTGGTTCGTAGTGGAATCTCTATAAAATTTATATTTTGAAACAAAGAAAGTACTAGTTATGATACTCCTACTAGGACCAACCTAAGAGTGAAATAATTATTGATCAGGCAAATAATATATATctttacctactaataaagcgACTATCGCTTCTGGTCGTTCATCATTAAAAGTACCCTTCAAGTTGATAAAAATTATCCACCAATGCCACTCGTAAGTAGAAAACGATTCATTTTTTCGGACCAAAAATCGTCGCCTCCTTCATTGTTTTATAGGGGAGCGACGAGTAGAATACATAGAAAAATGAGTGGCAGAGTGGTTGGCTGATCGATCTTCTGGCGATCAGACTAGGGTTGATCGATCTTCTGGCGATCAGACTAGGGTTCGATCCCTAGCTCTCACactttttatctttcttttcTCAAGCATGTCCTACCCATGTATGCgttcatgggccggcccatttgtGGGGCTTTACTTGCTTgtttttttattttacttttttgtcttttcttttctcattatgttttctttcttctttcttctttaaATTAATTCGTTATTTTAATATTCTAAAAGTTGCGAGTTTTTAAAAATAAAATGTTTGAGAAATCATAAAATATATGTGAATTCAAAAATGTTTAGAAAATCATAAAAAAAAGTTGCAGATTCAAGAAATGTTGGTGGTTTTGcttttttgtcttttcttttctcattatgttttctttcttctttcttctttaaATTAATTCGTGATTTTAATATTCTAAAAATTGCGAGTTTTCAAAAATAAAATGTTTGAGAAATCATACAATATATGTGAATTCAAAAATGTTTAGAAAATCATAAAAAAATTGcagattcaaaaaatgttggtGATTTTGCAAAACTGTTCGCAAAATTAAAAAGAAtcacaattttgaaaaaaaaatggtCGGGAAATAAAATcatgttcatgattttgaaaaaatgATCGTGTATTCAAAACATATTCCGGAATATGGAAAAGAATGTACAATacattttagaaaatgttcacaaaaataaaaataaatattttgtTTTTTAATTTGTTTCCCAATTTTAAAGAAAAGTTCAtcgattcaaaaaatgtttggtGAGTAATAAAAATGTTAATGAATTTGAAACCGGTTCATACATTTAAATAGTTTTGTAAACAAAAGTAATGttcatgattattttgagaaaatcataaatttcaaaaaaaattgtggGTTCGAAAAACTGTTCACTGGTTCAAAAGTATTTTATGTCTAGGATTTGATTAGTTTTTCGAAAGTCTTTATATGTCTTGACGTTGGGAATAGTTCGTAGTCAATGAGATTTGTTTTTAAAGTTTTAAATATTCCCTTGCGCAACATAATGACAAATGTGGCATACACTGACAAACTCATAGCCTTGGGATTTACCGCATCGAATATATTGTGATCACGTGGACATCGCGAACATCATCGGCTAGGGTGAGAAAAAAATGGCAACATGATGAGCCACTGTGTTAAAATAGAGTACACTCATATACCAGGATATTGGGTCATACTTATTTGGTTAGCCATAATTTTTtgtctcccgttgcaacgcacgggcatatttgCTAGTATATAATTATAATAACATCTTATAttgtagtgtcaaaaacgcttTTATATTATGGTATGAAGGGAGTATATATTAGTCAAGATTCGTCACTTGATTTTTTGAACCTATCATCACTTGATTTGATCTACAGAAGAAGCTATGAATTGAACACAAGCCTGACGGAGCCTCTGGCAGTGATGCTTCTCTGCTAAAGTCAACGTGGTCACCACGGTATTGGCCTCAAGGGTCTTGGAGAGGGCGGTTTCACATATTAGCTTCAACCTTTGAATATCGTACCGGTCCGCAGCCGCAAGCAGATCCATGACAAGCTCCCTCTTACGGTCTCCGTCCACGTCGCGTATGGCGGCAGGGAGCGAATCCATGTAGATGTAGTAGAGGAGAGCGTCGAAGGCCTCAGGCTGCATGTCGTTGATGTCGACGCACCCGCCAGAGAACCCCAGCCCGCCGCCACGCACGACGCCCGCCATGAACGCCGGCGCCCTCATGGCCAGCACGGTGCGGTGGGCGCGGAAGCCCTGCCCTCCGACGAGGAAGCCGACGTCCGCCCCGGCCTGGGACTCGTACATCCTGGCGAGGTCGCGGTGCAGGTCCGAGGGCGGGTCCCCCACGTCCGGCGCGGCCGCCCGGGTGACCACGGTCGGGTACATGAAGACGGTGACCACGCACTCGATGACGAGGCGGTCACCGTGGACGAGCCCCCACGACGGCGACTCCAGCTTGCTCCTCTTGACGAACTTGCTGGTGCTGGGCGCGAACCTGCTGAGGTCGGAGGTGAAGAGCATGGGCGGGGTCCGCGACACCAGGGAGGGCGAGCCGGGGCGCTGGCCGACGACGGTCAGGTCGCAGGACGCGCGCACGCGGGCGCCGGCGCTCAGGAGCTCCAGGTAGACGGACACGTACTTGGGCTTCAGGTACCCGCCGGGGTAGTAGCGGATGTTCCAGTCGAAGCCGCCGACGGCGAAGGCGCCCGAGCTGATGTACACGTTGGGGCCGAGGAGCTTGTGCTGGCTGTACCCGCGGATGTCGAACACGTGCTTGCGCTGCACCGTCTCCGGGGTGCACGTCGACGTCGACGCCGCCGTCTCCAGCACCGCCTTTGCGCTCGACGCCGGCATGATGGATCGGATCTAGTAATAGATAGGCCTACGCGCGTACTCCTGTATAAGGAAGTGCCTAACAGAATTCCGTTATATCGGTCCGTGCTAAACTAAATAAAAGTATGTCGTCAATCACTGGGAGACTCTTGAACCCAGAGTCCTACCTACGTGCCGACTCAAATCACATGAGTCTCTTGGACCCGAGTATTTTGTAATTTCGTCTCCGCCGTGATGAAGTTGAACACaacttttttttgcggggtaaaATCAATTCATTACTTGAGTAATATATAACCTAAAATCTAAAAAGCGGCCGGCCACCATCTAACATAAACGGGCGGCTGACTCCTGGCCGCTCGATCCCGCCCGATTTGTCGCGCGCGTGGGCCAGGTGCTACCTGGTCGGGCGCTCTCAACGGCTGACGTTTGTCGCTATCCACTCGCGTCTACACCCTTCATCCTCATCCCCTCGCGtcaaccgccgccgccacgcctcGCCGGACACCTCCGCCTTCGCCCCAACTTGCACTGGACGCAGTAACCCACCTCCGCACCCCATCGCTACCCAAATTCACATCCATCACATTTGCTGTGTCTATCTCTCTTGTTTCCTAGCTCAATCCCCTTTGCCTGGTCAACGTTCGATGCTGGAGCTCGCGACGAAGCATGGAGGAGAAGAGGAGCACCGGCGTCGACGCACTGCTCCATCATCTAGCCGGGGCTGTCGTATTCCTGCTGCCTCCCGGACTCACCGTTCGCGAGCACCCCGCGGTCACCGACGCGCTTAGGCCGTCATCTCTCTGCGTGTGTGACATCGTCCATACCAGCATCTCCCTTTTGCGCATGGCGTCCCGGGGGCC containing:
- the LOC125513381 gene encoding BTB/POZ and MATH domain-containing protein 1-like, whose amino-acid sequence is MPASSAKAVLETAASTSTCTPETVQRKHVFDIRGYSQHKLLGPNVYISSGAFAVGGFDWNIRYYPGGYLKPKYVSVYLELLSAGARVRASCDLTVVGQRPGSPSLVSRTPPMLFTSDLSRFAPSTSKFVKRSKLESPSWGLVHGDRLVIECVVTVFMYPTVVTRAAAPDVGDPPSDLHRDLARMYESQAGADVGFLVGGQGFRAHRTVLAMRAPAFMAGVVRGGGLGFSGGCVDINDMQPEAFDALLYYIYMDSLPAAIRDVDGDRKRELVMDLLAAADRYDIQRLKLICETALSKTLEANTVVTTLTLAEKHHCQRLRQACVQFIASSVDQIK